One genomic window of Leopardus geoffroyi isolate Oge1 chromosome C3, O.geoffroyi_Oge1_pat1.0, whole genome shotgun sequence includes the following:
- the ZBED6 gene encoding zinc finger BED domain-containing protein 6 codes for MSVCTLSAPVSSLSPGRRCSTFSGAGILGCVPINSNTDEDDAVEGKMVAEGTDKEAKLPAKKKRKKGLRIKGKRRRKKLLLAKKFSKDLASGRPVADAPALLASSAHEQDEESLFESNIEKQIYLPSTRAKTSIVWHFFHVDPQYTWRAICNLCEKSVSRGKPGSHLGTSTLQRHLQARHSPHWTRANKFGVTSGEEDFPLDVPLSPSSAGSSGSFEYISTDPLDENRMGKKRDKSVSDALRAERGRFLIKSNIVKHALIPGTRAKTSAVWNFFYTDPQHISRAVCNICKRSVSRGRPGSHLGTSTLQRHLQATHPIHWAVANKDSGVVGNGLDETETERNDLLSDPLHGEKSTGSHSLTAEDLSDSDSDEPPVLEVENSRRSESPNPVAEQDTLTHAQERETTYSENSVSSQISQAIIQMIVEDMHPYNYFSTPAFQRFMQIVAPDYRLPSETYFFTKAVPQLYDWVREKIFLTLENVQSQKIHLTVDIWTHDPSTDYFIVTVHWVSLETAPSSNGRTPNFRKWAVLCVTGLAKDCLITNILQELNDQIGLWLSPNFLIPSFIVSDNSSNVVHAIKDGGFTHVPCFLHCLNIVIQDFFCEHKSIENMLVAARKTCHHFSHSVKARQILQEFQNDHQLPWKNLKQDETGHWISTFYMLKWLLEHCYSVHHSLGRASGVVLTSLQWTLMTYVCDILKPFEEATQKVSVRTTGLNQVLPLIHHLLLSLQKLREDFQIRGITQALNLVDSLSLKLETDSLLSTMLKSKPCILAALLDPCFKNSLEDFFPQGADLETYKQILAEEVCNYMESSEVCHIATSDASGPSGIVGADSFTSSIREGTSSSGSFDSSAADNVAIGSKSFMFPSAIAVVDEYFKEKYSEISGGGDPLIYWQRKVSIWPALTQVAIQYLSCPMCSWQSECIFTANSQFHPKQIMSLDFDNIEQLMFLKMNLKNVNYDYSTLVLSWDPGNEVIQSNEKEILP; via the coding sequence ATGAGTGTATGTACCTTAAGCGCACCAGTTTCCTCGCTCTCTCCTGGCCGAAGATGCAGCACTTTTAGCGGTGCTGGGATTCTGGGATGTGTTCCTATTAATTCTAACACAGATGAAGATGATGCGGTAGAGGGGAAGATGGTGGCCGAAGGAACGGATAAAGAGGCAAAATTGCctgctaaaaagaaaaggaagaagggttTACGGATCAAGGGGAAAAGGCGAAGAAAAAAACTGCTCCTTGCAAAAAAGTTTAGTAAGGATTTGGCATCTGGGAGGCCTGTTGCGGATGCGCCTGCTTTATTAGCTTCCAGTGCCCATGAGCAGGATGAAGAAAGTCTTTTCGAGAGCAATATAGAGAAACAGATCTACCTACCCAGCACCAGAGCCAAGACCTCCATTGTGTGGCACTTCTTTCACGTTGACCCCCAGTACACCTGGCGAGCTATTTGTAACCTCTGTGAAAAAAGTGTCAGCAGGGGTAAACCAGGCAGCCATCTGGGGACATCTACTCTACAACGACATCTGCAGGCAAGGCATTCACCTCACTGGACCAGGGCCAACAAATTTGGAGTCACTAGTGGGGAGGAGGATTTTCCTTTGGATGTGCCTTTATCTCCCTCTTCTGCTGGAAGCAGTGGAAGCTTTGAATATATCTCTACTGATCCATTAGATGAaaacagaatgggtaagaaacGTGATAAATCGGTATCTGATGCCctgagggcagaaagagggagatttCTCATCAAAAGTAACATTGTCAAGCATGCCTTAATTCCCGGGACAAGAGCCAAGACATCTGcggtttggaattttttttatactGATCCTCAGCACATCTCAAGAGCTGTGTGTAATATCTGTAAACGGAGTGTGAGCCGGGGTAGGCCAGGTTCTCACTTGGGAACTTCCACGCTTCAACGACACTTGCAGGCCACACATCCCATCCATTGGGCCGTTGCCAACAAAGACAGTGGTGTGGTTGGGAATGGATTAGATGAGACTGAGACTGAGAGAAATGATCTCTTAAGCGATCCTCTGCATGGAGAGAAGTCTACAGGCAGCCACAGTTTAACAGCCGAGGACCTTAGTGACTCTGATTCAGACGAACCTCCTGTATTAGAGGTGGAAAATAGTAGAAGATCTGAGAGTCCTAATCCTGTTGCAGAGCAAGACACTCTGACCCATGCacaggagagagaaacaacatATTCCGAAAATTCAGTCTCAAGTCAAATAAGTCAGGCAATTATTCAGATGATTGTGGAGGATATGCATCCTTACAACTACTTCTCAACCCCAGCCTTTCAGAGGTTCATGCAGATTGTGGCCCCCGACTATAGATTACCATCTGAGACTTACTTTTTCACGAAGGCTGTACCTCAATTGTATGATTGGGTCagagaaaaaattttcttaactttGGAGAATGTTCAAAGCCAAAAGATCCACTTGACTGTGGACATCTGGACCCACGACCCATCCACGGACTATTTCATTGTGACTGTACACTGGGTCTCTTTGGAAACTGCACCTTCTAGTAATGGCAGGACCCCCAATTTTAGAAAGTGGGCAGTACTTTGTGTGACAGGTTTGGCCAAAGACTGTTTGATAACCAACATTTTACAAGAACTAAATGACCAGATTGGTCTGTGGCTTTCTCCTAATTTCCTCATTCCTAGCTTCATTGTTTCTGACAATTCTTCTAATGTGGTACATGCAATCAAAGATGGTGGTTTTACCCATGTGCCATGCTTCCTGCATTGTTTAAATATAGTCATCCAGGACTTCTTCTGTGAGCACAAAAGCATTGAGAATATGTTAGTAGCTGCTAGGAAAACCTGTCATCATTTTAGTCATTCAGTCAAAGCCCGTCAGATACTGCAAGAGTTCCAAAACGATCACCAACTCCCGTggaagaatttgaagcaggatgAAACTGGCCATTGGATTTCTAccttttatatgttaaaatggCTCTTGGAGCATTGCTATTCAGTTCACCATAGCCTTGGCAGAGCCAGTGGAGTTGTGCTCACCTCCCTTCAGTGGACTCTAATGACTTACGTTTGCGATATTCTGAAACCATTTGAGGAGGCCACCCAGAAAGTGAGTGTCAGGACCACAGGATTGAATCAGGTGCTACCCCTAATCCATCATCTACTTCTTTCTCTGCAGAAACTCCGAGAAGATTTTCAAATAAGAGGTATTACTCAGGCACTCAATCTGGTGGACAGTTTATCTCTGAAACTTGAAACTGATTCCCTCCTGAGCACCATGCTCAAATCCAAGCCTTGTATCTTGGCTGCTTTGTTAGACCCTTGCTTTAAAAACAGTTTGGAAGACTTTTTCCCTCAAGGTGCTGATTTAGAAACTTACAAGCAGATCCTTGCAGAAGAAGTTTGCAACTATATGGAATCTTCAGAGGTCTGCCATATTGCGACTTCAGATGCTTCTGGTCCCTCAGGCATCGTAGGAGCTGATTCGTTTACCTCATCTATAAGAGAAGGCACCTCCAGTTCAGGGTCTTTTGATAGCTCAGCTGCAGATAATGTTGCCATTGGAAGCAAAAGCTTCATGTTTCCTTCTGCCATAGCAGTAGTGGATGAATACTTCAAAGAGAAGTATTCAGAGATCTCAGGAGGTGGTGACCCTTTGATTTACTGGCAGAGGAAGGTGAGCATATGGCCAGCTTTGACCCAAGTTGCCATTCAGTATCTAAGCTGCCCCATGTGTAGTTGGCAATCTGAATGTATCTTTACTGCAAATAGCCAGTTTCATCCAAAACAGATCATGAGCCTGGACTTTGACAATATAGAACAGCtgatgtttttgaaaatgaacttgaaaaatgtTAACTATGATTATTCTACATTGGTTCTGAGCTGGGATCCTGGGAATGAAGTTATtcaaagcaatgaaaaagaaatattaccttaa